One Salvelinus namaycush isolate Seneca chromosome 29, SaNama_1.0, whole genome shotgun sequence genomic region harbors:
- the LOC120024092 gene encoding sodium-dependent glucose transporter 1-like isoform X3: protein MSASAARDPVVKTKHVRFARMKEDDNNDDQEEHTLFDKRKDTMRGVKSVMKGRKESSNSGSDGEVEIIGGVSSASGSGGCSGWIITLALCASFLGLGMSISVLGPTFQDLAINVNQDISNISYIFVGRSMGYIGGSVLSGILFDCMNSLLLLGLSMLVTAFGMFAIPFCKTALLLTALMSSIGVSMGFLDTGGNVLILQTWGDQAGSHLQALHFSFAAGAFVSPIIAKLLFGTDLELDVASNGSMAAPPVTSTSPPVTSTSPPVTNNVSQTQSPNIPKCYVLSSSTLKSMWAYIVISGFILLISLLFFILYARHRPSQGRAQTPSGKHLVSKHHNALIAMLFVFFFWYVGAEVAYGSFIFTYAKDYIHMDEAQAAGLNSLFWGMFAAGRGLAIFFVSCMHPGTMILLSLVGCTLSSLFLTLFSSNRVALWICTGVYGASMSTTFPSGISWVEQYTTVTGRAAAVFVVGAALGEMVLPALMGFLLGRIHGHPLLMYLTLATATITSILFPFMFWLASSPSGPSRTPRIRGRKEPDDSEYRQGLLDSGANDEEEEQQEDDEADQWNDADFEGSHHLMLRGHQATSVPHLSPLLPSP, encoded by the exons ATGTCTGCCTCGGCCGCCAGAGATCCTGTTGTGAAAACGAAGCATGTTCGTTTCGCAAGAATGAAGGAGGATGATAATAACGATGACCAAGAAGAACATACTCTGTTTGACAAGAGGAAAGACACAATGCGAGGGGTGAAGAGTGTAATGAAAGGGAGGAAGGAGAGTTCGAATTCGGGGTCCGATGGTGAGGTTGAAATCATCGGTGGAGTTAGCAGCGCCAGCGGTTCTGGAGGCTGCAGCGGCTGGATCATCACCTTGGCGCTCTGTGCATCATTCCTCGGACTG GGGATGAGTATCTCTGTTTTAGGACCCACGTTTCAAGACCTGGCCATCAATGTCAACCAGGACATCAGCAACATCTCCTACATCTTCGTAGGCCGCTCGATGGGCTATATAGGCGGCTCTGTGTTGTCCGGGATTCTCTTTGACTGCATGAACAGCCTTCTTCTGCTGG GCCTTTCCATGTTGGTCACAGCATTTGGGATGTTTGCAATCCCTTTCTGTAAGACGGCCCTTCTCCTCACTGCTCTGATGTCCAGTATTGGAGTTTCTATGGGCTTTCTAGATACAG GTGGTAATGTCCTGATCTTGCAGACGTGGGGAGATCAGGCTGGCTCGCACTTGCAGGCCTTGCACTTCAGCTTCGCCGCAGGGGCCTTCGTCTCGCCCATCATCGCCAAGCTGCTCTTTGGAACAGACTTGGAGCTGGATGTGGCTTCGAACGGTAGCATGGCAGCACCGCCGGTAACATCCACCTCCCCACCGGTAACATCCACCTCCCCGCCTGTCACAAACAATGTGTCCCAAACACAGTCCCCTAATATACCCAAATGCTATGTCCTCAGTAGCAGCACCCTCAAGTCCATGTGGGCCTACATTGTGATCAGTGGTTTCATCCTGTTaatctccctcctcttcttcatcctctACGCCCGCCACAGGCCCTCTCAGGGCAGGGCCCAGACCCCCTCAGGGAAGCACCTGGTGTCCAAGCATCACAACGCACTCATCGCCATGCTCTTTGTCTTCTTCTTCTGGTACGTGGGGGCCGAGGTGGCGTACGGCTCCTTTATCTTCACATATGCTAAGGATTATATCCATATGGACGAGGCCCAGGCAGCAGGGCTCAACTCCCTGTTCTGGGGGATGTTCGCTGCCGGCCGGGGCCTGGCCATCTTCTTTGTGTCCTGCATGCACCCAGGCACCATGATCCTACTGAGCCTGGTGGGCTGCACCCTgtcctccctgttcctcaccctCTTCAGCAGTAACAGGGTGGCCCTGTGGATCTGCACTGGTGTCTATGGTGCCTCAATGTCGACCACTTTCCCCAGTGGGATCTCCTGGGTGGAGCAGTACACCACAGTGACAGGGCGCGCGGCGGCGGTTTTCGTGGTGGGGGCGGCCCTGGGGGAGATGGTCCTGCCCGCTCTGATGGGGTTCCTGCTGGGGAGGATCCATGGTCACCCCCTGTTGATGTACCTGACCCTGGCCACCGCCACAATCACCTCCATCCTCTTCCCCTTCATGTTCTGGCTGGCCTCGTCCCCCAGCGGCCCCAGCAGGACACCCCGCATCAGGGGCCGCAAGGAGCCCGACGACAGTGAGTACCGCCAAGGCCTGCTGGACTCAGGAGCCAATGACGAGGAAGAGGAGCAGCAGGAGGATGACGAGGCAGACCAGTGGAATGACGCTGACTTTGAG GGCTCCCACCACCTGATGTTACGGGGACATCAGGCGACATCAGTGCCACATCTGTCCCCTCTACTGCCCAGTCCCTAG
- the LOC120024092 gene encoding sodium-dependent glucose transporter 1-like isoform X1: protein MSASAARDPVVKTKHVRFARMKEDDNNDDQEEHTLFDKRKDTMRGVKSVMKGRKESSNSGSDGEVEIIGGVSSASGSGGCSGWIITLALCASFLGLGMSISVLGPTFQDLAINVNQDISNISYIFVGRSMGYIGGSVLSGILFDCMNSLLLLGLSMLVTAFGMFAIPFCKTALLLTALMSSIGVSMGFLDTGGNVLILQTWGDQAGSHLQALHFSFAAGAFVSPIIAKLLFGTDLELDVASNGSMAAPPVTSTSPPVTSTSPPVTNNVSQTQSPNIPKCYVLSSSTLKSMWAYIVISGFILLISLLFFILYARHRPSQGRAQTPSGKHLVSKHHNALIAMLFVFFFWYVGAEVAYGSFIFTYAKDYIHMDEAQAAGLNSLFWGMFAAGRGLAIFFVSCMHPGTMILLSLVGCTLSSLFLTLFSSNRVALWICTGVYGASMSTTFPSGISWVEQYTTVTGRAAAVFVVGAALGEMVLPALMGFLLGRIHGHPLLMYLTLATATITSILFPFMFWLASSPSGPSRTPRIRGRKEPDDSEYRQGLLDSGANDEEEEQQEDDEADQWNDADFEVIEMDDASLINSPNKALLSHSKALLLSPNKALSLSPNKALSSPNKGLPPPDVTGTSGDISATSVPSTAQSLEPTVGTSFSDSPALLGDSPGQKMLLSLDREKRD from the exons ATGTCTGCCTCGGCCGCCAGAGATCCTGTTGTGAAAACGAAGCATGTTCGTTTCGCAAGAATGAAGGAGGATGATAATAACGATGACCAAGAAGAACATACTCTGTTTGACAAGAGGAAAGACACAATGCGAGGGGTGAAGAGTGTAATGAAAGGGAGGAAGGAGAGTTCGAATTCGGGGTCCGATGGTGAGGTTGAAATCATCGGTGGAGTTAGCAGCGCCAGCGGTTCTGGAGGCTGCAGCGGCTGGATCATCACCTTGGCGCTCTGTGCATCATTCCTCGGACTG GGGATGAGTATCTCTGTTTTAGGACCCACGTTTCAAGACCTGGCCATCAATGTCAACCAGGACATCAGCAACATCTCCTACATCTTCGTAGGCCGCTCGATGGGCTATATAGGCGGCTCTGTGTTGTCCGGGATTCTCTTTGACTGCATGAACAGCCTTCTTCTGCTGG GCCTTTCCATGTTGGTCACAGCATTTGGGATGTTTGCAATCCCTTTCTGTAAGACGGCCCTTCTCCTCACTGCTCTGATGTCCAGTATTGGAGTTTCTATGGGCTTTCTAGATACAG GTGGTAATGTCCTGATCTTGCAGACGTGGGGAGATCAGGCTGGCTCGCACTTGCAGGCCTTGCACTTCAGCTTCGCCGCAGGGGCCTTCGTCTCGCCCATCATCGCCAAGCTGCTCTTTGGAACAGACTTGGAGCTGGATGTGGCTTCGAACGGTAGCATGGCAGCACCGCCGGTAACATCCACCTCCCCACCGGTAACATCCACCTCCCCGCCTGTCACAAACAATGTGTCCCAAACACAGTCCCCTAATATACCCAAATGCTATGTCCTCAGTAGCAGCACCCTCAAGTCCATGTGGGCCTACATTGTGATCAGTGGTTTCATCCTGTTaatctccctcctcttcttcatcctctACGCCCGCCACAGGCCCTCTCAGGGCAGGGCCCAGACCCCCTCAGGGAAGCACCTGGTGTCCAAGCATCACAACGCACTCATCGCCATGCTCTTTGTCTTCTTCTTCTGGTACGTGGGGGCCGAGGTGGCGTACGGCTCCTTTATCTTCACATATGCTAAGGATTATATCCATATGGACGAGGCCCAGGCAGCAGGGCTCAACTCCCTGTTCTGGGGGATGTTCGCTGCCGGCCGGGGCCTGGCCATCTTCTTTGTGTCCTGCATGCACCCAGGCACCATGATCCTACTGAGCCTGGTGGGCTGCACCCTgtcctccctgttcctcaccctCTTCAGCAGTAACAGGGTGGCCCTGTGGATCTGCACTGGTGTCTATGGTGCCTCAATGTCGACCACTTTCCCCAGTGGGATCTCCTGGGTGGAGCAGTACACCACAGTGACAGGGCGCGCGGCGGCGGTTTTCGTGGTGGGGGCGGCCCTGGGGGAGATGGTCCTGCCCGCTCTGATGGGGTTCCTGCTGGGGAGGATCCATGGTCACCCCCTGTTGATGTACCTGACCCTGGCCACCGCCACAATCACCTCCATCCTCTTCCCCTTCATGTTCTGGCTGGCCTCGTCCCCCAGCGGCCCCAGCAGGACACCCCGCATCAGGGGCCGCAAGGAGCCCGACGACAGTGAGTACCGCCAAGGCCTGCTGGACTCAGGAGCCAATGACGAGGAAGAGGAGCAGCAGGAGGATGACGAGGCAGACCAGTGGAATGACGCTGACTTTGAGGTAATCGAGATGGATGACGCCAGCCTTATAAACTCTCCGAATAAAGCATTGTTATCTCATAGTAAAGCGCTCTTGTTATCTCCTAATAAAGCGCTCTCTTTATCTCCTAATAAAGCGTTGTCATCTCCTAACAAAGGGCTCCCACCACCTGATGTTACGGGGACATCAGGCGACATCAGTGCCACATCTGTCCCCTCTACTGCCCAGTCCCTAGAGCCCACAGTTGGGACCTCTTTTTCAGACTCTCCCGCTCTGCTGGGGGACTCACCCGGACAGAAAATGCTGCTTTCCCTGGACCGGGAAAAGAGGGACTAG
- the LOC120024092 gene encoding sodium-dependent glucose transporter 1-like isoform X2, with protein MSASAARDPVVKTKHVRFARMKEDDNNDDQEEHTLFDKRKDTMRGVKSVMKGRKESSNSGSDGEVEIIGGVSSASGSGGCSGWIITLALCASFLGLGMSISVLGPTFQDLAINVNQDISNISYIFVGRSMGYIGGSVLSGILFDCMNSLLLLGLSMLVTAFGMFAIPFCKTALLLTALMSSIGVSMGFLDTGGNVLILQTWGDQAGSHLQALHFSFAAGAFVSPIIAKLLFGTDLELDVASNGSMAAPPVTSTSPPVTSTSPPVTNNVSQTQSPNIPKCYVLSSSTLKSMWAYIVISGFILLISLLFFILYARHRPSQGRAQTPSGKHLVSKHHNALIAMLFVFFFWYVGAEVAYGSFIFTYAKDYIHMDEAQAAGLNSLFWGMFAAGRGLAIFFVSCMHPGTMILLSLVGCTLSSLFLTLFSSNRVALWICTGVYGASMSTTFPSGISWVEQYTTVTGRAAAVFVVGAALGEMVLPALMGFLLGRIHGHPLLMYLTLATATITSILFPFMFWLASSPSGPSRTPRIRGRKEPDDSEYRQGLLDSGANDEEEEQQEDDEADQWNDADFERCHLLTKGSHHLMLRGHQATSVPHLSPLLPSP; from the exons ATGTCTGCCTCGGCCGCCAGAGATCCTGTTGTGAAAACGAAGCATGTTCGTTTCGCAAGAATGAAGGAGGATGATAATAACGATGACCAAGAAGAACATACTCTGTTTGACAAGAGGAAAGACACAATGCGAGGGGTGAAGAGTGTAATGAAAGGGAGGAAGGAGAGTTCGAATTCGGGGTCCGATGGTGAGGTTGAAATCATCGGTGGAGTTAGCAGCGCCAGCGGTTCTGGAGGCTGCAGCGGCTGGATCATCACCTTGGCGCTCTGTGCATCATTCCTCGGACTG GGGATGAGTATCTCTGTTTTAGGACCCACGTTTCAAGACCTGGCCATCAATGTCAACCAGGACATCAGCAACATCTCCTACATCTTCGTAGGCCGCTCGATGGGCTATATAGGCGGCTCTGTGTTGTCCGGGATTCTCTTTGACTGCATGAACAGCCTTCTTCTGCTGG GCCTTTCCATGTTGGTCACAGCATTTGGGATGTTTGCAATCCCTTTCTGTAAGACGGCCCTTCTCCTCACTGCTCTGATGTCCAGTATTGGAGTTTCTATGGGCTTTCTAGATACAG GTGGTAATGTCCTGATCTTGCAGACGTGGGGAGATCAGGCTGGCTCGCACTTGCAGGCCTTGCACTTCAGCTTCGCCGCAGGGGCCTTCGTCTCGCCCATCATCGCCAAGCTGCTCTTTGGAACAGACTTGGAGCTGGATGTGGCTTCGAACGGTAGCATGGCAGCACCGCCGGTAACATCCACCTCCCCACCGGTAACATCCACCTCCCCGCCTGTCACAAACAATGTGTCCCAAACACAGTCCCCTAATATACCCAAATGCTATGTCCTCAGTAGCAGCACCCTCAAGTCCATGTGGGCCTACATTGTGATCAGTGGTTTCATCCTGTTaatctccctcctcttcttcatcctctACGCCCGCCACAGGCCCTCTCAGGGCAGGGCCCAGACCCCCTCAGGGAAGCACCTGGTGTCCAAGCATCACAACGCACTCATCGCCATGCTCTTTGTCTTCTTCTTCTGGTACGTGGGGGCCGAGGTGGCGTACGGCTCCTTTATCTTCACATATGCTAAGGATTATATCCATATGGACGAGGCCCAGGCAGCAGGGCTCAACTCCCTGTTCTGGGGGATGTTCGCTGCCGGCCGGGGCCTGGCCATCTTCTTTGTGTCCTGCATGCACCCAGGCACCATGATCCTACTGAGCCTGGTGGGCTGCACCCTgtcctccctgttcctcaccctCTTCAGCAGTAACAGGGTGGCCCTGTGGATCTGCACTGGTGTCTATGGTGCCTCAATGTCGACCACTTTCCCCAGTGGGATCTCCTGGGTGGAGCAGTACACCACAGTGACAGGGCGCGCGGCGGCGGTTTTCGTGGTGGGGGCGGCCCTGGGGGAGATGGTCCTGCCCGCTCTGATGGGGTTCCTGCTGGGGAGGATCCATGGTCACCCCCTGTTGATGTACCTGACCCTGGCCACCGCCACAATCACCTCCATCCTCTTCCCCTTCATGTTCTGGCTGGCCTCGTCCCCCAGCGGCCCCAGCAGGACACCCCGCATCAGGGGCCGCAAGGAGCCCGACGACAGTGAGTACCGCCAAGGCCTGCTGGACTCAGGAGCCAATGACGAGGAAGAGGAGCAGCAGGAGGATGACGAGGCAGACCAGTGGAATGACGCTGACTTTGAG CGTTGTCATCTCCTAACAAAGGGCTCCCACCACCTGATGTTACGGGGACATCAGGCGACATCAGTGCCACATCTGTCCCCTCTACTGCCCAGTCCCTAG